In one Angustibacter luteus genomic region, the following are encoded:
- a CDS encoding ATP-binding protein: MAYLPRTVDHELDELLPTLAAISLDGPKGVGKTATAGRRASTVLAMDDAGQRQLIQADPDRLERESSPVLVDEWQRLPEVWDMVRRSVDRGAAPGSYLLTGSASPGEGATTHSGAGRIVQVRMRPLTFAERRVEAPTVSLGALLEGAQPDIGGSTTVGLADYTDEILASGLPGVRHLAGRARRAQLDGYLARIVDRDFPEQGHPVRRPRALRAWLTAYAAATSTTAKYSVILDASTAGDGDKPAKTTVIGYRDVLTQLWILDPVPGWVPSRNPFTRLQQSPKHHLADPALAARLLGATEGSLLDGSELGPSIPRDGTLLGALFESLVALSLRVAAQSAEATVHHLRTANGVHEVDFIVERADHRVLAIEVKLAASVEDRDVVHLTWLADQLGSDVVDRVVVTTGSEAYRRRDGIAVVPLALLGV, encoded by the coding sequence ATGGCCTACCTGCCCCGGACCGTGGACCACGAGCTCGACGAGCTCCTGCCCACCCTCGCTGCGATCAGCCTGGACGGGCCGAAGGGGGTCGGGAAGACCGCGACCGCGGGACGCCGGGCGAGCACTGTTCTCGCCATGGATGATGCGGGCCAACGGCAACTCATCCAGGCGGACCCCGATCGACTCGAACGAGAGTCGTCCCCGGTCCTGGTGGACGAGTGGCAGCGGTTGCCCGAGGTGTGGGACATGGTGCGCCGGAGCGTGGATCGGGGCGCAGCCCCCGGCAGCTATCTCCTCACCGGGAGCGCGAGTCCCGGTGAGGGCGCCACGACTCATTCGGGGGCCGGGCGCATCGTCCAGGTCCGGATGAGGCCGCTCACCTTCGCCGAACGGCGGGTTGAGGCACCCACGGTCAGTCTCGGGGCCCTGCTCGAGGGTGCACAGCCCGACATCGGGGGCAGCACCACCGTCGGACTGGCCGACTACACCGACGAGATCCTGGCTTCGGGCCTTCCGGGTGTCCGCCACCTGGCCGGGCGAGCGCGTCGCGCGCAGCTGGACGGCTACCTGGCGCGGATCGTGGACCGGGACTTTCCTGAGCAGGGCCATCCAGTTCGTCGTCCTCGCGCGCTGCGCGCCTGGTTGACCGCCTACGCCGCGGCGACGTCCACGACAGCGAAGTACAGCGTGATCCTGGATGCCTCGACAGCAGGAGACGGCGACAAGCCTGCCAAGACGACCGTCATCGGATATCGCGACGTTCTCACGCAGCTGTGGATCCTGGATCCCGTTCCCGGTTGGGTTCCGTCTCGCAATCCCTTCACCCGCCTGCAGCAGTCGCCGAAGCACCACCTCGCCGATCCAGCGCTGGCCGCGCGACTGCTCGGCGCCACGGAGGGTTCGCTGCTGGACGGAAGCGAACTCGGTCCATCGATCCCTCGCGACGGAACGCTCCTGGGGGCTCTGTTCGAGTCCCTCGTCGCGCTCAGCCTCAGGGTCGCCGCACAGTCGGCCGAGGCGACGGTGCACCATCTCCGCACAGCCAACGGGGTGCACGAGGTCGACTTCATCGTTGAACGCGCTGACCACCGGGTGCTCGCGATCGAGGTCAAGCTCGCCGCATCCGTGGAAGACCGCGACGTCGTCCACCTCACGTGGCTGGCCGATCAGCTCGGTTCCGACGTGGTGGATCGCGTGGTCGTCACGACGGGTAGCGAGGCGTACCGGCGCCGGGACGGCATTGCGGTCGTGCCGCTCGCGCTCCTCGGCGTCTGA
- a CDS encoding AraC family transcriptional regulator, translating to MTTDVMARILDLVTQAMDEPDTTADELASRAYLSRFHFDRLVAAATGEPPGALRRRLLLERAAYRLVNGRSSVLDVAVEAGYGSHEAFTRAFNREYGFAPTSLRRRPPRTFHELELPCPSGVHFQPPGGLRLPATRQESQMDVVQHLVDHHVDALTEIIERAEPLTDTVLDQPISVSVETIDGEQTLRSLINAMVTQEEHWLSALRGGGWPDESDRSVPGLRARHAVAGRDYRAMVADAISDGRLADTFVDTTCGPPTTHTLGGTIGHVITFAAVRRTLAVGALETAGVEDEAWADPRPFLDGLH from the coding sequence ATGACGACGGACGTGATGGCCCGGATCCTCGACCTGGTGACCCAGGCGATGGACGAGCCCGACACGACCGCGGACGAGCTCGCGTCCCGCGCGTACCTGTCCCGGTTCCACTTCGACCGGCTGGTCGCTGCGGCCACCGGTGAGCCCCCGGGCGCGTTGCGCCGCCGGCTGCTGCTGGAGCGAGCCGCGTACCGGCTCGTCAACGGCCGCAGCTCGGTGCTGGACGTCGCGGTCGAGGCGGGCTACGGCTCGCACGAGGCGTTCACCCGGGCCTTCAACCGCGAGTACGGGTTCGCGCCGACCTCGCTGCGCCGTCGTCCGCCTCGCACGTTCCACGAGCTCGAGCTGCCTTGCCCGAGCGGCGTGCACTTCCAACCCCCCGGCGGCCTGCGGCTGCCGGCCACCCGACAGGAGAGCCAGATGGACGTCGTGCAGCACCTGGTCGACCACCACGTCGACGCGTTGACCGAGATCATCGAGCGGGCCGAGCCGCTCACCGACACCGTGCTCGACCAGCCGATCAGCGTGTCGGTCGAGACCATCGACGGCGAGCAGACCCTGCGCTCGCTGATCAACGCGATGGTGACGCAGGAGGAGCACTGGCTGTCCGCGCTGCGCGGTGGCGGGTGGCCGGACGAGAGCGACCGCAGCGTGCCCGGCCTGCGGGCGCGACACGCGGTGGCCGGACGGGACTACCGGGCGATGGTGGCCGACGCGATCAGCGACGGCCGGCTCGCGGACACGTTCGTCGACACGACCTGCGGGCCGCCGACCACGCACACCCTGGGCGGCACGATCGGCCACGTCATCACCTTCGCGGCAGTGCGCCGCACGCTCGCCGTCGGCGCGCTGGAGACCGCCGGCGTCGAGGACGAGGCGTGGGCCGACCCGCGGCCCTTCCTGGACGGCCTGCACTAG
- a CDS encoding ABC transporter permease, whose product MTTTDLTGSRTSVAVPATISPSTSHTTLRHIRVLAKRSLIKMARTPEALIDVTLQPVIFLGMFTYIFGGAIAGGSQQAYLQFLLPGLFGQTIAMASVALGQNLNSDIEKGIFDRFRSLPIARSAPLVGAVASDIVRYLILFVVMMTTGLLMGFNVTGGWVATFGALVLSMAFALCFGWISVFVGMKVRTPGAVQGIMFLIVLPLSFGSNTFVPVATMPDWLQSFVKVNPISHLVGAVRGLMLGGPVQTDLIWTLGWMVVLLAVFFPLALRAYRKRT is encoded by the coding sequence ATGACCACCACCGACCTGACCGGGAGCCGCACCTCCGTGGCCGTCCCGGCGACCATCAGCCCCAGCACGTCCCACACCACGCTGCGGCACATCCGGGTGCTCGCCAAGCGCAGCCTGATCAAGATGGCCCGCACCCCCGAGGCACTCATCGACGTCACCCTGCAGCCGGTGATCTTCCTGGGGATGTTCACCTACATCTTCGGCGGCGCCATCGCCGGCGGCTCGCAGCAGGCCTACTTGCAGTTCCTGCTGCCGGGGCTGTTCGGCCAGACGATCGCGATGGCCAGCGTCGCACTCGGCCAGAACCTCAACTCGGACATCGAGAAGGGCATCTTCGACCGCTTCCGCTCGTTGCCGATCGCCCGCTCGGCCCCGCTGGTCGGCGCCGTCGCCTCGGACATCGTCCGCTACCTGATCCTGTTCGTCGTCATGATGACCACCGGCCTGCTGATGGGCTTCAACGTGACCGGCGGCTGGGTCGCCACCTTCGGCGCTCTCGTGCTGTCGATGGCCTTCGCGCTCTGCTTCGGCTGGATCTCGGTCTTCGTCGGCATGAAGGTCCGCACCCCGGGCGCCGTGCAGGGGATCATGTTCCTGATCGTGCTGCCGCTCTCGTTCGGTAGCAACACGTTCGTGCCAGTCGCGACCATGCCGGACTGGCTGCAGTCCTTCGTCAAGGTCAACCCGATCAGCCACCTCGTCGGCGCCGTCCGCGGCCTGATGCTCGGCGGTCCGGTGCAGACGGACCTGATCTGGACGCTCGGCTGGATGGTCGTCCTGCTCGCGGTGTTCTTCCCGCTGGCGCTGCGCGCCTACCGCAAGCGCACCTGA
- a CDS encoding ATP-binding cassette domain-containing protein → MTYAIEATGLTKRFGTTQALAGVDLAAREGSVLGVLGPNGAGKTTAVRILATLLQADSGSAHVDGLDVVRDAAAVRARIGLTGQYASVDEDLTGTQNLVMIGQLLNLSGRDAKARAVELLEWFDLSEAADRMAKTYSGGMRRRLDLAASLVGRPSVIFLDEPTTGLDPAKREEMWDVVRKVVDEGSTVLLTTQYLEEADALADEITVIDRGQVIAHDTPDGLKHVIGGQRLRIRPTDPNRIDDVRAILADLTRTAPEETARHELTARVDDDSLLPALIGRITESGITVHEFSLHLPTLDEVFLTLTGRTASDDDTTDPTEEAA, encoded by the coding sequence ATGACCTACGCCATCGAGGCCACCGGCCTCACCAAGCGATTCGGCACGACGCAGGCCCTCGCCGGGGTGGACCTGGCCGCCCGTGAGGGCAGCGTCCTCGGTGTGCTGGGCCCGAACGGCGCCGGCAAGACCACCGCCGTGCGCATCCTCGCCACCCTGTTGCAGGCCGACTCCGGCAGCGCGCACGTGGACGGCCTGGACGTCGTCCGCGACGCCGCCGCCGTGCGCGCCCGGATCGGCCTGACCGGCCAGTACGCCTCGGTCGACGAGGACCTGACCGGCACCCAGAACCTCGTGATGATCGGCCAGCTGCTGAACCTGAGCGGCCGCGACGCCAAGGCCCGCGCCGTCGAGCTGCTCGAGTGGTTCGACCTGTCCGAGGCCGCCGACCGGATGGCCAAGACGTACAGCGGCGGCATGCGCCGGCGCCTCGACCTGGCCGCGAGCCTGGTCGGCCGCCCGTCCGTCATCTTCCTGGACGAGCCGACCACCGGGCTCGACCCGGCCAAGCGCGAGGAGATGTGGGACGTCGTCCGCAAGGTCGTCGACGAGGGTTCCACCGTGCTGCTCACCACCCAGTACCTGGAGGAGGCGGACGCGCTGGCCGACGAGATCACCGTCATCGACCGCGGCCAGGTCATCGCGCACGACACCCCGGACGGTCTCAAGCACGTGATCGGCGGCCAGCGCCTGCGGATCCGCCCGACGGACCCGAACCGGATCGACGACGTCCGCGCGATCCTCGCGGACCTGACCCGGACCGCTCCCGAGGAGACGGCCCGGCACGAGCTGACCGCCCGGGTGGACGACGACTCCCTGCTGCCGGCGCTGATCGGCCGGATCACCGAGTCCGGCATCACGGTGCACGAGTTCTCGCTGCACCTGCCCACGCTCGACGAGGTCTTCCTCACCCTGACCGGCCGCACCGCGAGCGACGACGACACCACCGACCCCACCGAGGAGGCGGCATGA
- a CDS encoding branched-chain amino acid ABC transporter permease, giving the protein MTPLLRHLGWAALAALLVLALSLLLGPFRNFELATVAAYFCAAAGLTVLTGLSGQLSLGQGAFMAVGAYAATGTSQLLADRTWAVGLSEVVPVLAGALAAGVVGLVIGVAAARLRGPYLAGVTLALAIAVPSVASLFDGLLGGDQGLTYAAEPPPAIGGRAVPVEQWQVWVSWAVALLVAVGLANLSRSRLGRTLRAIRDDESAAALAGVDVARARATVFGVSSVAAGAGGALVAWQTQIAAPGAYPLTLSLSLLIAVVIGGLGRLSGAAVGAALLVLLPDLAQSLTDALDLSAEQAQRWQGTLPQLLFGVVVILVVLVAPQGLHGLSERAVQRARKLSSPRPIPSHERQSER; this is encoded by the coding sequence ATGACCCCCCTGCTGCGCCACCTGGGGTGGGCGGCACTGGCCGCGCTGCTCGTGCTCGCGCTGAGCCTGCTGCTCGGGCCGTTCCGCAACTTCGAGCTCGCGACCGTTGCCGCGTACTTCTGCGCGGCCGCCGGGCTCACGGTGCTGACCGGCCTCTCCGGCCAGCTGTCGCTGGGCCAGGGCGCCTTCATGGCCGTCGGGGCGTACGCGGCGACCGGCACCTCGCAGCTGCTCGCCGACCGGACCTGGGCGGTGGGGCTGTCCGAGGTGGTGCCGGTCCTGGCCGGGGCCCTGGCGGCCGGGGTCGTGGGGCTGGTCATCGGAGTGGCGGCCGCCCGCCTGCGCGGCCCGTACCTGGCGGGGGTGACGCTGGCGCTGGCGATCGCGGTCCCGTCGGTCGCGAGCCTCTTCGACGGCCTGCTGGGTGGCGACCAGGGGCTGACGTACGCCGCCGAGCCGCCGCCGGCGATCGGTGGTCGAGCCGTCCCGGTGGAGCAGTGGCAGGTCTGGGTCTCCTGGGCGGTGGCGCTGCTCGTCGCGGTCGGGCTGGCGAACCTGAGCCGCAGCCGGCTGGGGCGGACGCTGCGCGCGATCCGGGACGACGAGTCCGCAGCCGCGCTGGCCGGCGTGGACGTCGCTCGGGCCCGGGCCACCGTGTTCGGCGTCAGCTCGGTGGCCGCCGGCGCGGGTGGGGCGCTGGTCGCCTGGCAGACGCAGATTGCCGCGCCGGGCGCCTACCCGCTCACCCTGTCGTTGTCGCTGCTGATCGCCGTGGTCATCGGCGGACTGGGCCGGCTGTCGGGGGCGGCCGTCGGCGCGGCGCTGCTGGTGCTGCTGCCCGACCTGGCGCAGTCGCTCACGGACGCGCTGGACCTGTCCGCCGAGCAGGCCCAGCGCTGGCAGGGCACCCTGCCGCAGCTGCTGTTCGGCGTGGTCGTGATCCTCGTCGTCCTCGTTGCGCCGCAAGGCCTCCACGGACTGAGCGAGCGCGCCGTCCAGCGTGCCCGGAAGCTGTCGAGCCCCCGACCCATCCCATCCCACGAAAGGCAGTCCGAGCGATGA
- a CDS encoding TetR/AcrR family transcriptional regulator yields MTSEQPAAGSVDGRTARAERSKAAIVSAHLQLIESGDLSPTGERIAERAGISLRTLWTNFRDLEALFAATGAVVLEREEAQSQPVDLALPLTERIDRFCAHRAAALETLAPAAAAARLRTPFSKQLQHNRSRHIDLARRGVEQAFAPELEAGGTTATSLREALVVAMTTATTSGDWQMLRQDFDLDETAARRVMTGTVTALLVRWLGQASP; encoded by the coding sequence GTGACCTCCGAACAGCCCGCCGCGGGCAGCGTCGACGGCCGGACGGCGCGGGCCGAACGCAGCAAGGCCGCGATCGTGAGCGCCCACCTGCAGCTGATCGAGTCCGGCGACCTGAGCCCCACCGGCGAGCGGATCGCCGAGCGGGCCGGCATCTCCCTGCGCACGTTGTGGACCAACTTCCGCGACCTCGAGGCCCTGTTCGCCGCGACCGGCGCAGTCGTGCTCGAGCGCGAGGAGGCGCAGTCCCAGCCGGTCGACCTGGCGCTGCCCCTGACCGAGCGGATCGACCGGTTCTGCGCGCACCGGGCCGCCGCGCTGGAGACCCTGGCCCCGGCGGCGGCGGCGGCCCGGCTGCGTACGCCGTTCTCGAAACAGCTGCAGCACAACCGGTCCCGGCACATCGACCTGGCCCGGCGTGGGGTGGAGCAGGCTTTCGCACCCGAGCTCGAGGCCGGCGGCACCACGGCGACCAGCCTTCGCGAGGCGTTGGTGGTGGCGATGACGACGGCGACGACCTCGGGCGACTGGCAGATGCTTCGACAGGACTTCGACCTCGACGAGACGGCCGCTCGTCGGGTGATGACCGGCACCGTGACGGCGCTGCTGGTCCGCTGGCTCGGCCAGGCTTCACCGTGA
- a CDS encoding branched-chain amino acid ABC transporter permease, with the protein MERFLFLTVDGVTNGAVLAAFAAALVIIWRATRTVNFAQGAMAVLTTYVAYAVTQASGSYWLGFAAALVAGALLGAAVERGLMRFVPADNHLAAVIVALGLVTILQALMSAVFGNEYRPMQVPFSRAAGHAARLTLPSPYDVFTFVAVALMLASLAWLLGRTALGLRLRASAFAPDVARLLGVRVSRMLTVGWMLASSAGALAAVLVVPTGLGLNPSAMDLVFVSAFAAAVIGGLDSLVGSLVGGLVVGLVLSYATGYVSSDATPLVVLALLLVVLLVRPSGLFAPTAVRQV; encoded by the coding sequence ATGGAGCGCTTCCTGTTCCTCACGGTCGACGGCGTCACGAACGGCGCGGTGCTCGCCGCCTTCGCGGCCGCTCTCGTGATCATCTGGCGCGCCACCCGGACGGTGAACTTCGCGCAGGGCGCCATGGCGGTGCTGACCACGTACGTGGCGTACGCCGTCACGCAGGCGAGCGGGTCGTACTGGTTGGGCTTCGCCGCCGCGCTGGTGGCCGGGGCGCTGCTGGGGGCCGCCGTCGAGCGTGGGCTGATGCGGTTCGTGCCGGCCGACAACCACCTGGCCGCCGTCATCGTCGCACTCGGCCTGGTGACCATCCTGCAGGCCCTGATGAGCGCGGTGTTCGGCAACGAGTACCGGCCGATGCAGGTCCCGTTCAGCCGGGCGGCGGGCCACGCCGCCCGACTCACGCTGCCCTCGCCGTACGACGTGTTCACGTTCGTGGCGGTCGCGCTGATGCTGGCCTCGCTCGCCTGGCTGCTCGGCCGGACCGCGCTGGGCCTGCGGCTGCGCGCCTCGGCCTTCGCGCCGGACGTCGCGCGGCTGCTCGGCGTGCGGGTGTCCCGGATGCTCACGGTCGGCTGGATGCTCGCGTCGTCGGCAGGCGCGCTGGCGGCGGTCCTGGTGGTGCCGACCGGCCTGGGGCTGAACCCCTCGGCGATGGACCTGGTGTTCGTCTCGGCCTTCGCCGCCGCGGTGATCGGGGGCCTGGACAGCCTGGTCGGCTCCCTCGTCGGTGGGCTCGTCGTCGGCCTGGTGCTGTCGTACGCCACCGGCTACGTGAGCAGCGACGCGACTCCGCTGGTGGTGCTGGCCCTGCTGCTCGTCGTCCTGCTGGTGCGGCCGTCGGGGCTGTTCGCGCCCACCGCGGTGAGGCAGGTATGA
- a CDS encoding ABC transporter ATP-binding protein, translating into MTAALQVRGLTAGYGAVPVLRDLDLDVPPRMVVAVLGANGAGKTTLLRALTGGALTSSGQITYGGHDLSRVAVSDLVRLGIAHVPEGRAVITDLTVDENLRLGGLWRDDRKAQRQDLSRVYDLFEPLARRRSYPGHLLSGGERQMLGIGRALMSRPTLMLLDEPSLGLAPQTTAAIMALLATLRDDQGISVLLVEQNVGGALSIADRAVVLSLGRVVVSTTPQELAGDDRARHAYLGY; encoded by the coding sequence ATGACCGCGGCGCTGCAGGTGCGCGGCCTGACCGCCGGCTACGGGGCTGTCCCCGTCCTGCGCGACCTCGACCTCGACGTCCCGCCACGGATGGTCGTCGCGGTGCTCGGCGCCAACGGCGCCGGCAAGACCACGTTGCTGCGAGCACTCACCGGTGGCGCCCTCACATCGTCCGGCCAGATCACCTACGGCGGGCACGACCTGAGCCGGGTCGCCGTGTCGGACCTGGTGCGGCTCGGCATCGCCCACGTGCCCGAGGGCCGCGCAGTGATCACCGACCTGACCGTGGACGAGAACCTGCGCCTGGGTGGGCTGTGGCGCGACGACCGCAAGGCCCAGCGGCAGGACCTGTCCCGCGTCTACGACCTGTTCGAGCCGTTGGCCCGCCGGCGCAGCTACCCCGGGCACCTGCTGTCGGGCGGCGAGCGCCAGATGCTCGGCATCGGCCGCGCGCTGATGTCCCGGCCGACCCTGATGCTGCTGGACGAGCCGTCCCTCGGTCTCGCGCCGCAGACCACGGCGGCGATCATGGCGCTGCTCGCCACGCTGCGCGACGACCAGGGGATCAGCGTCCTGCTCGTCGAGCAGAACGTCGGCGGCGCGTTGTCGATCGCGGACCGCGCGGTCGTGCTCTCGCTCGGCCGGGTCGTGGTGTCGACCACGCCGCAGGAGCTCGCCGGCGACGACCGGGCCCGGCACGCCTACCTGGGCTACTGA
- the msrA gene encoding peptide-methionine (S)-S-oxide reductase MsrA, which yields MITADEALPGRASTPYPVPETHAVLGTPLKGPWPEGTAVLYIAMGCFWGAERIFWQTPGVVTTAAGYQGGITPNPTYDETCTGRTGHTEAVLVAYDPTQVSTAELLKTFWESHDPTQGFRQGNDRGTQYRSAIYWTTDEQRELIEQSKAAYQESLRAKGFGDITTDIRPVSEAGEFYYAEDYHQQYLYKVPNGYCGIGGTGAVCPMPGAGPAA from the coding sequence ATGATCACCGCTGACGAGGCCCTGCCGGGTCGCGCCAGCACCCCCTACCCCGTCCCCGAGACCCACGCCGTCCTCGGCACCCCGCTCAAGGGCCCGTGGCCCGAGGGCACTGCGGTGCTGTACATCGCGATGGGGTGTTTCTGGGGCGCCGAGCGGATCTTCTGGCAGACCCCCGGGGTCGTGACCACCGCGGCCGGCTACCAGGGCGGCATCACCCCCAACCCGACGTACGACGAGACCTGCACCGGGCGCACCGGCCACACCGAGGCGGTGCTGGTCGCCTACGACCCCACCCAGGTCTCGACCGCCGAGCTGCTGAAGACGTTCTGGGAGAGCCACGACCCGACCCAGGGGTTCCGGCAGGGCAACGACCGCGGCACCCAGTACCGGTCGGCGATCTACTGGACGACCGACGAGCAGCGCGAGCTGATCGAGCAGTCGAAGGCCGCGTACCAGGAGTCGCTGCGCGCCAAGGGTTTCGGTGACATCACCACCGACATCCGCCCGGTGTCCGAGGCGGGCGAGTTCTACTACGCCGAGGACTACCACCAGCAGTACCTCTACAAGGTGCCGAACGGCTACTGCGGCATCGGTGGCACGGGCGCGGTCTGCCCGATGCCCGGGGCGGGCCCGGCCGCGTAA
- a CDS encoding ABC transporter substrate-binding protein — translation MRNHASRRVLAVASATLLLSAVACSRGGTGSGGGADDAARADVPGVTDTQILLGTHMPLTGPASGGYSKIAPATKAYFDFVNAAGGVNGRKITYKYLDDGYNPANTQKVVRQLVLQDKVFSVLNGLGTPTHTSVLDFLGSNKVPDLFVASGATAWNQPQKYPNTFGFNTDYTVEGKILATYVKASLPGKKVCSLGQSDDFGADFVKGVETVLGASGLAAKQSYTVTNQNVAPQVGALKAAGCQVVMLATVPGFTALTVGTAAKLAFQPQWVVSNVGGDYKTVAAALGKAAPLLEGMVGLNYLPMYNDTANPWIQLFTKVNDQNNGKADFDGNVVYGMSVGYLAVQSLQNAGKDLTRDGVVQAVEKNGFVGPGLVPLRFSATDHSGYAGGRLTKVAGGVQAYFGPSYVTDDGSGAVTESSQAPATPPASGIPAS, via the coding sequence ATGAGGAACCACGCATCTCGAAGGGTCCTGGCGGTCGCGTCCGCGACGCTGCTGCTGAGCGCGGTCGCCTGCAGTCGAGGCGGCACCGGTAGCGGGGGCGGCGCGGACGACGCCGCCCGGGCGGACGTGCCCGGAGTCACCGACACGCAGATCCTGCTCGGCACGCACATGCCGCTGACCGGGCCGGCTTCCGGCGGCTACTCGAAGATCGCGCCCGCGACCAAGGCGTACTTCGACTTCGTCAACGCCGCCGGCGGGGTCAACGGCCGCAAGATCACCTACAAGTACCTGGACGACGGTTACAACCCGGCGAACACGCAGAAGGTGGTTCGCCAGCTCGTGCTGCAGGACAAGGTGTTCAGCGTGCTCAACGGTCTCGGCACACCCACCCACACGTCGGTGCTGGACTTCCTGGGCTCGAACAAGGTGCCCGACCTGTTCGTCGCCTCGGGCGCCACCGCCTGGAACCAGCCGCAGAAGTACCCGAACACCTTCGGGTTCAACACCGACTACACGGTCGAGGGCAAGATCCTCGCGACCTACGTGAAGGCGAGCCTGCCCGGCAAGAAGGTCTGCTCGCTCGGCCAGAGCGACGACTTCGGCGCCGACTTCGTCAAGGGCGTCGAGACGGTGCTCGGCGCGAGCGGGCTGGCGGCCAAGCAGAGCTACACGGTGACGAACCAGAACGTCGCCCCGCAGGTCGGCGCGCTCAAGGCGGCCGGCTGCCAGGTGGTGATGCTGGCGACCGTGCCGGGCTTCACCGCGCTGACCGTCGGCACGGCCGCGAAGCTGGCCTTCCAGCCCCAGTGGGTCGTCTCGAACGTCGGAGGCGACTACAAGACCGTCGCGGCCGCGTTGGGCAAGGCGGCGCCGCTGCTCGAGGGCATGGTCGGGCTCAACTACCTGCCGATGTACAACGACACCGCCAACCCGTGGATCCAGCTGTTCACGAAGGTCAACGACCAGAACAACGGCAAGGCCGATTTCGACGGCAACGTCGTCTACGGGATGTCGGTCGGCTACCTGGCGGTCCAGTCGTTGCAGAACGCCGGCAAGGACCTGACTCGGGACGGCGTCGTGCAGGCCGTGGAGAAGAACGGGTTCGTCGGGCCGGGTCTGGTGCCGTTGCGGTTCTCCGCCACCGACCACTCGGGCTACGCCGGTGGCCGTCTGACGAAGGTCGCGGGCGGTGTCCAGGCCTACTTCGGCCCGTCGTACGTCACGGACGACGGGTCCGGGGCGGTCACCGAGTCCTCGCAGGCGCCCGCCACCCCGCCCGCGAGCGGCATCCCGGCGAGCTGA
- a CDS encoding ABC transporter ATP-binding protein encodes MAPSPATLGLRDVGRTFGGLRALDQVSLDLAAGEVLGVIGPNGAGKTTLFNVVCGFVRPTSGSLTLDGAPWRPQPHRLAGQGISRTMQGLGLFGGLDVLENVMMGATRTSRAGWASALLGGGRSRGDEQRLREAATSVLDELAIADVAHARPGALPYAVRKRVALARALVSRPRLLLLDEPAGGLGAADVDELAGLVRGLPRHDRHPCSVMLVEHHVDLVMQVCDRVVVLNFGQLIAAGPPAQVRADPAVLEAYLGKAG; translated from the coding sequence ATGGCACCGAGCCCGGCGACCCTCGGCCTGCGCGACGTCGGCCGCACCTTCGGCGGCCTTCGCGCGCTCGACCAGGTCAGCCTCGACCTGGCGGCCGGCGAGGTGCTCGGGGTCATCGGCCCCAACGGTGCGGGGAAGACGACGCTGTTCAACGTCGTCTGCGGGTTCGTCCGGCCGACCAGCGGGTCCCTGACCCTGGACGGCGCTCCGTGGCGCCCGCAGCCGCATCGCCTGGCCGGGCAAGGCATCTCGCGCACCATGCAGGGCCTCGGGCTGTTCGGCGGGCTGGACGTCCTGGAGAACGTGATGATGGGTGCGACGCGCACGTCACGGGCCGGCTGGGCCTCGGCCCTGCTGGGCGGCGGGCGCAGTCGAGGTGACGAGCAGCGGCTGCGCGAGGCTGCGACGTCCGTGCTCGACGAGCTCGCCATCGCGGACGTCGCCCACGCCCGGCCTGGCGCGCTGCCCTACGCCGTTCGCAAGCGGGTCGCCCTCGCACGCGCGCTGGTCTCGAGGCCGCGCCTGCTGCTGCTCGACGAGCCCGCCGGCGGGCTTGGTGCCGCGGACGTCGACGAGCTGGCCGGGCTGGTCCGCGGTCTGCCCCGGCACGACCGGCACCCGTGCTCGGTGATGCTCGTCGAGCACCACGTGGACCTCGTGATGCAGGTCTGCGACCGGGTCGTCGTCCTCAACTTCGGTCAGCTCATCGCCGCCGGCCCGCCCGCGCAGGTCCGGGCTGACCCTGCCGTCCTCGAGGCCTACCTGGGGAAGGCCGGATGA